In one Leptospiraceae bacterium genomic region, the following are encoded:
- a CDS encoding FAD-dependent oxidoreductase gives MIQTRKDFLKKAVIWGASGFAVSSLLSEEPPKKGETRKAKFCIIGAGLSGLYAAYKLQKQGHKVVLIEARKEAGGRIQTYFDEKSGFIGELGGEFIDKSHTLIQKLCTELGLELEKHRWQEFYSVGKEFLPFAENYLTKETTEIIKRLEDLYSGMNQKQLEGLDKISLYNYLKYQGIKGRDLLLVELKLRTLFGESITGISAARGLPRLLLWKGGQDYQFKIKGGSSQLVQKLEKEVGNENILKSESVVAIWQNNRGVEIITSTGKKIQASKCICTIPAHFLDKINWSPELPKDLKFAALQINYSRQSKVVSVMEDVIWLTEGFSLISTSSLNWMYILQEDVLQKKGLLTIVNSGDTSELFYNLSPKKAKKIIEFSASEYDIFKANKVSTFASRCWQYEPYIKGACSIYSPAAFSAREALRTAFRRVFFAGEHLGDDTGSMNSAIQSVDKILPSL, from the coding sequence ATGATACAGACAAGAAAGGATTTTTTAAAAAAAGCAGTAATCTGGGGTGCTTCAGGCTTTGCTGTATCTTCTCTTCTGTCGGAAGAGCCACCCAAAAAAGGAGAAACCCGGAAAGCAAAATTTTGTATCATCGGGGCCGGTCTTTCCGGCTTATATGCAGCTTATAAACTTCAAAAACAGGGCCATAAAGTCGTTCTCATCGAAGCAAGAAAAGAAGCCGGGGGTCGCATTCAAACCTATTTCGATGAAAAAAGTGGTTTTATTGGAGAATTAGGTGGTGAGTTTATTGATAAAAGCCATACTCTTATTCAAAAACTTTGCACAGAGCTGGGCCTTGAACTGGAGAAACACAGATGGCAGGAATTTTATTCTGTAGGAAAAGAATTCCTACCTTTTGCAGAAAACTACCTTACAAAAGAAACCACAGAAATCATCAAGCGCCTTGAGGACTTATATTCCGGGATGAATCAAAAACAACTGGAAGGTCTGGATAAAATTAGCCTTTATAATTATTTAAAGTATCAGGGGATTAAAGGCAGAGATCTTTTGCTGGTTGAGTTAAAACTCAGGACTCTCTTCGGAGAAAGCATAACCGGGATTTCAGCGGCTCGCGGACTTCCCCGCCTTCTTCTCTGGAAAGGTGGACAGGACTATCAATTTAAAATAAAAGGAGGCAGTTCCCAACTGGTTCAGAAATTAGAAAAAGAAGTGGGAAATGAAAATATTCTGAAGTCAGAATCTGTAGTGGCTATCTGGCAAAATAACAGAGGAGTTGAAATTATTACTTCCACCGGGAAAAAAATCCAGGCCTCAAAATGTATCTGTACAATTCCGGCTCATTTTCTGGATAAAATAAACTGGAGTCCGGAACTTCCCAAAGATTTAAAATTTGCAGCTCTTCAAATCAATTACAGTCGTCAGTCCAAAGTAGTTTCCGTCATGGAAGATGTAATCTGGTTGACAGAAGGTTTCTCTTTAATCAGTACTTCTTCTTTAAATTGGATGTATATTTTACAGGAAGATGTATTGCAAAAAAAAGGACTTCTTACGATAGTAAACAGTGGAGATACTTCGGAACTTTTTTATAACCTTTCTCCCAAAAAGGCAAAAAAAATCATTGAATTTAGTGCCTCAGAGTATGATATATTTAAAGCGAATAAAGTCAGTACATTCGCCAGCCGATGCTGGCAGTACGAGCCTTATATCAAGGGAGCCTGTTCGATTTATTCCCCGGCAGCTTTTTCTGCACGGGAGGCTCTACGAACCGCCTTCAGGAGGGTATTTTTTGCCGGCGAACACCTTGGAGATGATACGGGTAGCATGAATTCAGCAATCCAATCGGTTGATAAAATTCTACCTTCCCTATAA
- a CDS encoding methyl-accepting chemotaxis protein, with the protein MAALKNLSVKSKIFVFVGFFQILTFIIAILGTSGLSRMEKEVTSISDIYENLEIRLTRMKYHVTLRRNKVLQITHSPKKEELDELFKAIKESETTIENDLKGIQTYISSNQKIFKKNDLEKKLLEILDKINLNLKEFKETTDIYEKSTRELLDYKTRYYRKIELERRVSRAFEDKAKLDGIILKLAYDFSKHTSDAFQDGKQNIGITSASVKGVLWGGLGVCVLIAIILAIVMLRTIAIPIKEAETMANRFAEGDLTINIANDAGDEIGKLMRALNKAAKNLSTLIKNIGETADHLASSAEELSATSRNLADGATNQASSLEETASAITEISESISYVSQSARDQEKEVLETGKYMKELSRSIVEVSQTARSLSDGSNSVLSEAKDGQVKVDESVKRMGAIEESSEQISEIIVVINDIFTQTNLLSLNAAIEAARAGESGRGFAVVAEEISKLAARSQKATNEIDELIADSISKVNDGKSITGQIVESLVKILQKSKEAAGMSDNIASQTKIQTSSNEKVMKSVQTLSQMAEAISRATTEMDLSAKEIANAIEQVNIVAQNTASSSEEMAASTSELALQSEKLSELINAFKVN; encoded by the coding sequence ATGGCTGCTCTCAAAAATCTTAGTGTAAAATCAAAAATCTTCGTATTTGTAGGTTTCTTTCAAATTTTAACCTTCATCATTGCAATTCTCGGTACTTCCGGTCTGAGTAGAATGGAAAAGGAAGTTACCAGTATATCCGATATATACGAGAACCTCGAAATCCGCTTAACCCGGATGAAGTATCATGTTACTCTCCGTCGCAATAAGGTTCTTCAAATTACGCACTCGCCAAAAAAAGAAGAACTCGACGAACTTTTCAAGGCTATCAAAGAAAGTGAAACCACTATAGAAAATGATCTAAAAGGAATTCAAACGTATATAAGTTCCAACCAGAAGATTTTCAAAAAGAATGATCTGGAGAAAAAACTTTTAGAAATTCTTGATAAAATCAATTTGAACCTGAAAGAGTTTAAAGAAACCACCGATATCTACGAAAAATCCACACGAGAGCTTCTCGATTACAAAACTCGTTACTACCGAAAAATAGAATTAGAGAGAAGAGTTTCAAGAGCATTTGAAGATAAAGCCAAATTAGACGGGATTATTTTGAAATTAGCCTATGATTTCAGTAAGCACACCTCCGATGCTTTCCAGGATGGAAAACAAAACATTGGCATTACTTCTGCCTCTGTAAAAGGGGTTCTGTGGGGAGGTCTGGGGGTCTGTGTTCTAATTGCCATTATCCTGGCTATTGTAATGCTCAGAACCATTGCTATTCCGATTAAAGAAGCAGAGACCATGGCAAACCGTTTTGCCGAAGGGGATTTGACCATTAATATCGCCAATGATGCCGGTGATGAAATTGGTAAATTGATGAGAGCCTTAAATAAGGCCGCCAAAAACTTAAGTACCCTGATTAAAAATATAGGAGAAACAGCCGATCATCTCGCCTCATCCGCAGAAGAACTTTCTGCCACTTCTCGCAATCTGGCCGATGGAGCTACAAACCAGGCTTCTTCTCTGGAAGAAACAGCTTCTGCTATAACTGAAATTTCCGAATCGATTTCCTATGTATCCCAGAGTGCCAGAGACCAGGAAAAGGAAGTTCTGGAAACCGGGAAATATATGAAGGAACTTTCTCGTTCTATAGTCGAAGTTTCCCAAACCGCTCGCTCTTTAAGTGATGGATCCAATTCCGTGCTTTCTGAAGCCAAAGATGGTCAGGTGAAAGTCGACGAGTCTGTTAAACGTATGGGAGCTATTGAAGAAAGTTCCGAGCAAATTTCCGAAATTATTGTGGTAATTAACGATATATTCACCCAGACAAACCTGCTTTCTTTAAATGCAGCTATAGAAGCTGCCAGGGCCGGCGAATCAGGACGGGGTTTTGCTGTTGTAGCAGAAGAAATCTCCAAACTGGCCGCCCGTTCCCAGAAAGCCACTAATGAAATTGATGAGTTAATTGCTGACAGTATCTCCAAAGTAAATGATGGGAAATCTATCACGGGTCAGATTGTAGAATCTCTGGTGAAGATCCTGCAAAAGTCCAAAGAAGCTGCCGGTATGTCTGATAATATAGCCAGTCAGACAAAAATACAAACCAGCAGTAATGAGAAAGTAATGAAATCTGTACAGACACTTTCTCAAATGGCTGAAGCAATATCCAGGGCAACCACAGAAATGGATTTATCTGCAAAAGAAATTGCCAATGCAATCGAGCAGGTGAATATAGTGGCTCAGAATACAGCTTCTTCTTCAGAAGAAATGGCAGCTTCCACTTCCGAACTCGCCCTGCAATCTGAAAAGTTAAGCGAACTTATAAATGCTTTCAAGGTAAATTAA
- the cysE gene encoding serine O-acetyltransferase produces MFENIKTIKQNDPAARSTLEIILCYPGLHALWLHKIAHFLYKLHIPILPRFINTFSRFLTGLDIHPGANIASGIMIDHGMGVVIGETAEIGKGCLIYQGVTLGGTGKENGKRHPTLKENVVVGSGAKILGNITIGSNVRIGAGSIVIKDVPPNCTVVGLPGYIVKNPDGKTLDREHMLDHNALPNPIARVISILVDKIEKLEERYPEAKSSNTKNEEEGDVIHNFINGAGI; encoded by the coding sequence ATGTTTGAAAACATTAAAACCATAAAACAAAATGACCCGGCAGCCAGATCCACTCTTGAAATCATTCTTTGCTATCCGGGTCTTCACGCTCTCTGGCTGCATAAAATTGCACATTTTCTTTATAAATTGCATATCCCGATACTTCCGAGATTTATAAATACCTTTTCGCGTTTTTTAACCGGTCTGGATATACATCCGGGTGCTAATATTGCCAGCGGGATTATGATCGACCACGGGATGGGAGTTGTAATTGGAGAAACAGCAGAAATCGGAAAAGGCTGCCTGATTTACCAGGGAGTGACCCTCGGTGGTACCGGAAAAGAAAACGGAAAAAGGCACCCTACCTTAAAAGAAAATGTCGTTGTAGGTTCAGGTGCTAAGATTCTCGGTAATATCACCATTGGGAGCAATGTTAGAATCGGGGCCGGTTCTATTGTCATAAAAGATGTTCCTCCAAATTGTACTGTAGTAGGTCTTCCCGGTTATATAGTCAAAAACCCTGACGGAAAAACCCTCGATAGAGAACATATGCTGGATCATAATGCTTTGCCGAACCCTATTGCCCGTGTCATTTCCATCCTGGTGGATAAAATTGAGAAGTTAGAAGAAAGATATCCGGAGGCAAAATCCTCCAATACAAAGAATGAGGAGGAAGGAGACGTGATTCATAATTTCATAAATGGAGCCGGGATCTGA
- a CDS encoding STAS domain-containing protein translates to MELTERDKGNHKIIELSGNLDIYSASKIKKEINKKIDDEEIESLILDMSKVTHMDSSGIAMLANLQKRMKSDDLSFALLSVTNDIMAVLRLSSLDSFFKIYQTETEVS, encoded by the coding sequence ATGGAGTTAACAGAAAGAGATAAAGGGAACCATAAGATCATTGAGTTATCAGGAAATCTTGACATCTATTCCGCCTCAAAGATCAAGAAAGAGATAAATAAAAAAATCGATGATGAAGAAATCGAGTCTCTCATTCTTGATATGTCAAAGGTAACACATATGGATTCATCAGGAATTGCAATGCTTGCTAACCTTCAGAAAAGAATGAAAAGTGATGATTTAAGCTTTGCCTTACTATCAGTCACAAATGATATTATGGCAGTACTACGGCTTTCCTCTCTTGATAGCTTTTTTAAAATCTATCAAACAGAGACTGAAGTATCCTAA
- a CDS encoding tetratricopeptide repeat protein: protein MRRIILFILLLILLFTSFGFVSWSIVRIKLKELKYYVAKDQLLNLQFSSELLRDKFKQLMLYKDDYKKEIALNIQDSTVLNASKDDINIELDYADHTGLMIVNGVRRLSFKDSLRFVEDKEIVLKLQYAFFFERAHKYKQAIKKYEELLKNIDNKKSEEYAFTLLHLGFCYALLENTDFALQKLTETENDFPGTHYSQSARIIKELLLRGKEKKAEIAKSTVSGAEKIRRLYKNGFYKAVLTEYSKLRPEEKTYALDYIKGRSLEETSNIPQAIKEYIRLVNQTEDPEVARQANRRLVMISNIYQKNDTLANFSKQKAEELKDDEMVKNVEKGKNLIVAPKILKKLEKAVEKGDVKAEFVEELKEDKVVEEKKIETEIAEIIEAPEIKKVIETVAPPKEVEVKKRDLPPAISITLLDDRVIHGNQLLFLGNHVEISSGSFSIKIQDYMVSEIIANENADITVKMKNGNTLNARRIFLTENYIEITGPDVKKNFPPGSISKINGYRN, encoded by the coding sequence ATGAGAAGAATTATTCTTTTTATACTATTATTGATATTATTATTCACCTCTTTTGGTTTTGTATCCTGGTCCATTGTACGCATCAAGTTAAAAGAGTTAAAGTATTATGTAGCCAAAGATCAGCTATTAAACTTGCAATTTTCTTCCGAGTTATTACGTGATAAGTTCAAGCAATTAATGTTGTACAAAGATGATTATAAGAAAGAGATCGCTTTAAATATACAGGATTCCACAGTTTTAAATGCTTCGAAAGATGATATCAACATTGAACTGGATTATGCCGATCATACAGGCTTAATGATTGTCAATGGAGTAAGGAGACTTTCCTTTAAAGATTCATTACGATTTGTAGAGGATAAGGAAATTGTCTTGAAGCTACAATACGCCTTTTTTTTTGAGAGAGCTCATAAGTATAAGCAGGCCATAAAAAAGTATGAAGAGTTATTGAAGAATATTGATAATAAAAAAAGTGAAGAATACGCATTTACTCTTTTACATCTTGGCTTTTGCTATGCATTATTAGAAAATACTGATTTTGCACTCCAGAAATTAACTGAAACTGAAAATGATTTTCCGGGTACACACTATTCTCAGAGTGCCAGAATCATAAAAGAATTACTTTTACGCGGAAAAGAGAAGAAAGCAGAAATTGCAAAAAGTACCGTATCCGGTGCTGAAAAGATTCGCCGCTTGTATAAAAACGGATTTTATAAAGCAGTTTTAACCGAATATTCTAAGCTTCGGCCTGAAGAAAAAACGTATGCTCTCGATTATATTAAGGGAAGAAGTTTAGAAGAAACTTCTAATATTCCTCAGGCAATCAAAGAATATATCCGCCTTGTAAATCAAACTGAGGATCCGGAAGTGGCCAGACAAGCAAACCGTCGCCTTGTCATGATCAGTAATATTTATCAGAAGAACGATACTTTGGCCAACTTTTCCAAGCAGAAAGCCGAAGAATTGAAAGATGATGAAATGGTAAAAAACGTTGAGAAAGGTAAGAACCTGATAGTAGCTCCTAAAATCCTTAAGAAATTAGAAAAGGCAGTAGAGAAAGGAGATGTAAAAGCAGAGTTTGTAGAGGAGTTAAAAGAAGATAAGGTAGTAGAAGAGAAGAAAATAGAAACAGAGATCGCCGAAATTATTGAAGCTCCGGAAATAAAAAAAGTCATAGAAACCGTTGCTCCTCCAAAAGAAGTTGAAGTAAAAAAGCGTGATTTACCTCCTGCTATATCTATTACTCTTTTAGATGATAGAGTAATCCACGGAAACCAGCTACTCTTTTTAGGAAATCATGTTGAAATTAGCTCAGGTAGCTTTTCAATAAAAATTCAGGATTATATGGTGTCCGAAATTATAGCCAACGAAAATGCAGATATTACAGTAAAAATGAAAAACGGAAATACACTGAATGCCAGGCGGATTTTCTTAACCGAAAACTATATCGAAATTACAGGCCCGGACGTGAAGAAGAATTTCCCACCGGGCTCTATAAGTAAAATTAATGGTTATAGAAATTAG
- a CDS encoding SpoIIE family protein phosphatase — translation MNKPSKGKISRSLSFQIGLLYSFLAAVNITFFSVMIFENQAELIKDKFILESNMLASKLATEIETEISSKNYVVDNDTIKTIVESNAGNIKYISIVEAPPVNTDPLKKDNKKTESQEGKPEELKVLYTYDKTEEKKNYINQDFLKKSKQLQNDSINTSKYIKEADTEDMKIRLLFPFKGQGDFEVKLLFNVQEKERVDVKNGKNIFIYTFIDLKSIDELRYKLWLQIITALIWGIVFHTLFAIYVYRVIFIRVGILKQSSDKMGEGDLHTRAKWKFSRGDELDDLGQSFNFMAEKIESNVKEIQDKARKIEEDSKVITRLNAEINQELEIGKEVQELFLSKKVKYKAFKLAISYRPMREVSGDIYHFFKFPKHKNSPRSYSAFFFADASGHGVSAALVTVVMVMSIDAIVKESFHPGYVIRKLSEMMSNRLQASFFATAVFFLINDKGDVYVSNAGHNAPIVYRPSTGDMRFIKSSGPPLGMSEDHPYKTERIKTQAGDKIFIYSDGLTESPNETEEQFSEERVIELIKTNIDKPNNEVLEILAEKLDEFKIEYRDDVSMLLLEIPE, via the coding sequence ATGAACAAGCCTTCTAAAGGAAAAATATCCCGCTCACTCAGTTTTCAGATAGGCTTACTTTATAGCTTTCTTGCAGCTGTAAATATCACTTTTTTTTCGGTGATGATATTTGAAAACCAGGCAGAGTTAATTAAGGATAAATTTATTCTCGAGTCCAATATGCTCGCAAGTAAACTTGCGACCGAGATCGAAACAGAAATATCTTCCAAGAATTATGTCGTAGATAATGATACCATCAAGACAATTGTTGAATCCAATGCCGGGAATATAAAGTATATTTCTATCGTAGAAGCACCTCCGGTCAATACGGATCCTTTGAAGAAGGATAATAAAAAGACGGAAAGCCAGGAAGGTAAACCTGAGGAACTGAAAGTTTTATATACATACGATAAAACCGAAGAAAAGAAAAATTATATAAATCAGGATTTTTTAAAGAAATCAAAACAACTTCAGAATGATAGTATCAATACTTCAAAGTATATTAAAGAAGCGGATACGGAAGATATGAAAATCCGCCTTTTATTTCCATTCAAGGGTCAGGGAGATTTTGAAGTAAAGCTACTCTTTAATGTACAGGAAAAAGAAAGAGTAGATGTTAAGAATGGAAAAAATATCTTTATCTATACGTTTATTGATTTAAAATCTATTGATGAATTACGTTACAAGCTCTGGCTACAAATTATTACAGCTTTAATCTGGGGAATTGTGTTTCACACATTATTTGCGATTTATGTCTATCGGGTTATTTTTATTCGTGTTGGGATTTTAAAACAGAGCAGTGATAAAATGGGGGAGGGAGATTTACATACCAGGGCCAAATGGAAATTTAGTCGTGGTGATGAGTTAGACGATCTCGGGCAATCCTTTAATTTTATGGCAGAGAAAATTGAGTCCAATGTTAAGGAAATTCAGGATAAAGCCAGGAAAATTGAAGAGGATTCTAAAGTTATTACTCGCTTAAATGCTGAGATAAACCAGGAATTAGAAATTGGAAAAGAAGTTCAGGAATTATTTTTATCAAAAAAAGTTAAATATAAAGCATTTAAATTAGCTATTTCGTATAGACCTATGAGGGAAGTGAGCGGTGATATTTATCATTTCTTCAAATTTCCGAAACATAAAAATAGTCCGAGAAGTTATAGTGCATTTTTCTTTGCGGATGCATCCGGTCATGGGGTTTCTGCTGCTCTTGTTACTGTAGTAATGGTCATGAGTATTGATGCAATTGTCAAGGAGAGCTTTCATCCCGGATATGTAATTCGTAAGTTAAGCGAAATGATGAGTAATAGACTTCAGGCCTCTTTTTTCGCAACGGCTGTTTTCTTTTTAATTAATGATAAAGGCGATGTATATGTGAGTAATGCCGGACATAATGCTCCCATAGTTTACAGACCAAGTACAGGAGATATGCGGTTTATAAAAAGTTCCGGACCTCCTCTCGGAATGTCAGAAGATCATCCTTATAAAACAGAAAGAATAAAGACACAGGCCGGTGATAAAATATTTATATACTCAGATGGATTGACAGAATCACCTAATGAAACAGAAGAACAATTTTCTGAAGAACGAGTGATTGAACTCATTAAAACTAATATTGATAAACCAAACAATGAAGTTCTGGAAATTCTGGCGGAAAAACTGGATGAATTTAAAATTGAATACCGGGATGATGTGTCTATGCTTCTCCTGGAGATTCCAGAATGA
- the murJ gene encoding murein biosynthesis integral membrane protein MurJ: MSRILGLLRDHYMATTFGTGWVASAFSVAYRFPNMFRNLLAEGTLSQSFMPLYSEYTKKSEEEAAVMAGSVLSFLFFLLCIFVSGFILSAPFFIPYLVGGTEKYSGLVIELSSILFFFIMTSSLSSIFMAISNTRDKFFVPSLSPILLNIVFLIILVIVFLFIQNSLERIRVLSYGITLGGVLQLLLQSFYVKKLGYSPVLNLNWKHPAIKKIFQLMLPAAIGGGFYHISLLTDVFLANYIQNQNPGLGAVVSLDYSQRLIQFPTGIIGVALATTILPTLLGSLRRNDINEIPEELSHTLSFSLFLTIPASICFLFLGEIILDSIYFGGKWDHKATQTALMALNYYSFAIPMYSMNKVLTSSYYAFKDTRHPLRINAISFSFNIAFNLLIIHFMKHAGLALSSALSASLTFILLFLGLKKHSIPIPVSKFWKENVLLFFPILGLILVLALYRFFFHLEVMNFIKSIGFSHGNTSRLCLSGIMSFAILVYLFICHLSGLEAFKVLKDRFRRKVKT; the protein is encoded by the coding sequence ATGTCTCGTATCCTGGGCCTTCTGAGGGATCATTACATGGCTACTACCTTTGGTACAGGTTGGGTTGCCTCAGCTTTTTCTGTTGCATATCGTTTTCCTAATATGTTTCGTAACCTGTTGGCGGAGGGAACTCTCTCTCAGTCGTTTATGCCTTTATATTCTGAGTATACGAAAAAAAGCGAAGAAGAGGCGGCAGTTATGGCGGGTTCGGTCTTATCCTTTCTTTTCTTTTTATTATGTATCTTTGTCAGTGGTTTTATTTTATCTGCTCCTTTTTTCATTCCCTATCTGGTGGGAGGAACTGAAAAATACTCCGGGCTTGTGATTGAGTTATCTTCTATTTTGTTCTTTTTTATAATGACTTCCAGTCTTTCCTCTATTTTCATGGCGATTTCCAATACCAGGGATAAATTTTTTGTTCCCTCCCTGTCTCCTATTCTCTTAAACATTGTTTTTTTAATTATCCTGGTAATTGTATTTCTCTTTATTCAGAACAGTCTGGAAAGGATAAGAGTTTTAAGCTATGGGATTACTCTGGGAGGAGTTTTACAACTTTTACTCCAGTCTTTTTATGTAAAGAAGCTGGGTTACTCACCTGTTTTAAATTTAAACTGGAAACACCCGGCCATAAAAAAGATTTTTCAGTTAATGCTTCCGGCAGCTATTGGGGGTGGATTTTATCATATCAGCCTTTTGACAGATGTTTTTCTGGCGAATTATATTCAAAATCAGAATCCGGGACTCGGAGCTGTGGTCAGTCTGGATTATTCTCAAAGGCTTATTCAGTTTCCAACCGGAATTATTGGTGTTGCTCTTGCCACAACGATTTTACCCACTCTTTTAGGTTCTCTCAGAAGGAATGATATAAATGAGATACCGGAAGAGCTAAGTCATACTCTTTCTTTTTCTCTATTCTTGACCATACCGGCTTCCATTTGTTTTCTTTTTTTGGGAGAAATAATTCTGGATTCCATTTATTTTGGTGGTAAGTGGGATCATAAAGCTACCCAGACTGCCCTGATGGCCTTGAATTACTATTCATTCGCTATTCCTATGTATAGCATGAATAAGGTTTTAACATCCTCCTATTATGCTTTTAAAGATACACGACATCCTTTAAGAATAAATGCGATTTCTTTTAGTTTTAACATTGCATTTAACCTTTTAATCATCCATTTCATGAAACATGCCGGACTGGCCCTTTCATCGGCCCTTTCCGCGAGTCTCACCTTTATCTTACTTTTCCTGGGTTTAAAGAAGCACAGTATTCCAATTCCTGTTTCTAAGTTCTGGAAAGAAAATGTGCTTTTATTTTTTCCAATTCTCGGCTTGATCCTGGTTTTAGCCCTTTATCGCTTCTTTTTTCATTTGGAAGTTATGAATTTTATTAAATCCATCGGTTTTTCGCATGGAAATACATCGAGACTGTGTTTATCAGGAATTATGTCCTTTGCTATCCTGGTTTATCTCTTTATTTGCCACCTGAGTGGATTGGAAGCTTTTAAAGTATTGAAAGATCGATTTAGGCGGAAAGTTAAAACCTGA
- a CDS encoding STAS domain-containing protein, translating into MLDLHTNETQSSRVLVINLKGSLDTSSSNDFYAYISGKLKEGYSKFIVSCEELNYISSSGISIILRIKASLEKYNASLIYAQINKEIKLLFRFFGLDKKLLIAENKSSARKMLDDIIEKELKNTSNFKVSEPASIAFSKKTDSISIPSTEPGFEALSGEAERKPKEKIKLKNEDDGVYVVITEPILDTYSEEPIDTPFIENESVVELIEEDSVELEKSIRKTDDIEDNPPEIEEFEEEIDDNLEIYSTETIQGNLKNRALLIEDESEEDEEGVLDALELSETDGESEDDEDFGLEDIYEEDLEDIYSDDLFVHNVEEKARDLKYLEEERNQGEEEGWEFSEEEESEDDEDFGLEDIYEEDLEDIYSDDLFVHNVEEKARDLKYLEEERNQGEEEGWEFSEEEESEDDEDFGLEDIYEEDLEDIYSDDLFVHNVEEKARDLKYLEEERSQGEEEGWVFAEEEGSEDDESTFFYEEDDIDEEDLLERIEELKCSHREQLQGLEEGWCFHDDPHHVHIHESSLKETKSEENEKGEIVLLSAEEERSIHSYWWGNAVDEAQYEIVELSDEELQERVLSEKLKFETFLLAEKPALPEKSEDEFVIDLDEFSNEKPQAKKAEGIILETVELSEVEDGLIDLDIIKSSEKL; encoded by the coding sequence ATGTTAGATCTACATACAAATGAAACTCAATCATCCAGGGTTCTGGTGATAAACTTAAAGGGAAGTCTGGATACCTCCAGTTCTAATGACTTTTATGCGTATATTTCGGGCAAGTTAAAAGAAGGTTATTCCAAGTTTATTGTAAGTTGTGAGGAATTGAATTATATTTCATCTTCAGGAATTTCCATTATTTTACGCATAAAAGCTTCCCTGGAAAAATATAATGCCAGCCTGATTTACGCTCAAATCAATAAAGAAATCAAATTATTATTTCGATTCTTTGGTCTGGATAAGAAGCTATTGATAGCAGAAAATAAATCCAGTGCAAGAAAAATGCTGGATGATATTATTGAAAAAGAATTAAAGAATACTTCAAATTTTAAAGTTTCTGAGCCGGCATCTATCGCTTTTTCTAAAAAAACAGATTCTATTTCTATTCCATCTACAGAGCCCGGGTTCGAAGCACTTTCTGGTGAAGCCGAACGTAAACCAAAAGAGAAAATAAAACTGAAGAACGAAGATGATGGAGTCTATGTAGTTATTACAGAACCTATTCTCGACACCTATTCGGAAGAACCTATTGATACACCTTTCATAGAAAATGAAAGTGTAGTAGAATTAATTGAAGAGGATTCAGTTGAACTCGAAAAATCTATCCGTAAAACGGATGATATAGAGGATAATCCTCCGGAAATTGAAGAATTTGAAGAAGAAATAGATGATAACCTGGAAATATATTCTACAGAAACGATTCAGGGTAATCTCAAAAATCGAGCTTTATTAATTGAAGATGAGTCTGAAGAAGATGAGGAAGGGGTTTTAGATGCTCTTGAGCTATCTGAAACAGACGGAGAATCTGAGGATGACGAAGATTTCGGTCTGGAAGATATTTACGAAGAAGACCTTGAAGACATCTACTCGGACGACCTGTTTGTTCACAATGTAGAGGAAAAAGCCAGAGACCTGAAGTATCTCGAAGAAGAGAGAAATCAGGGAGAGGAAGAAGGCTGGGAGTTTTCTGAAGAGGAAGAATCTGAGGATGACGAAGATTTCGGTCTGGAAGATATTTACGAAGAAGACCTTGAAGACATCTACTCGGACGACCTGTTTGTTCACAATGTAGAGGAAAAAGCCAGAGACCTGAAGTATCTCGAAGAAGAGAGAAATCAGGGAGAGGAAGAAGGCTGGGAGTTTTCTGAAGAGGAAGAATCTGAGGATGACGAAGATTTCGGTCTGGAAGATATTTACGAAGAAGACCTTGAGGACATCTACTCGGACGACCTGTTTGTTCACAATGTAGAGGAAAAAGCCAGAGACCTGAAGTATCTCGAAGAAGAGAGAAGTCAGGGAGAGGAAGAAGGCTGGGTTTTTGCAGAAGAGGAAGGATCCGAGGATGACGAATCCACTTTTTTTTACGAAGAAGATGATATTGATGAAGAAGATCTTCTGGAAAGAATTGAAGAATTAAAATGTTCTCATAGAGAACAATTACAGGGTCTTGAGGAAGGCTGGTGTTTTCATGATGATCCTCATCATGTGCACATTCATGAGAGTAGCTTAAAAGAAACGAAAAGCGAAGAAAATGAAAAAGGTGAAATTGTCCTTTTAAGTGCTGAAGAAGAACGAAGCATTCACTCCTATTGGTGGGGAAATGCGGTGGATGAAGCACAGTATGAAATTGTTGAACTCAGTGATGAAGAATTGCAAGAAAGAGTACTATCCGAAAAGCTGAAGTTTGAAACCTTTTTATTGGCAGAAAAACCTGCGCTACCAGAGAAATCTGAAGATGAATTTGTAATTGACCTGGATGAATTTTCAAATGAAAAGCCTCAGGCTAAAAAAGCTGAGGGTATTATCCTGGAAACAGTGGAATTATCTGAAGTGGAAGACGGACTGATTGATCTGGATATTATAAAATCCTCCGAAAAACTTTGA